One segment of Paenibacillus rhizovicinus DNA contains the following:
- a CDS encoding sulfatase family protein, with protein MKIILISLDTLRASRMSGYGYGKRTSPHMDRIARDGVLFERAYAADIPTEVAHTGVFTGKIGLTTGVVSHGSDLTHLPKSVEWLPNLLRGAGFTTGAVDNLYQLKEWFARGFNYYINTVGGNRWIDGSTINGLALPWIEQHKDESFFLFLHYWDAHTPYLPPASYVPEFYDASKDPFDPANASMEPAYNHTAYPFFKHHHYDLVGRVTDTDYYDALYDAEIRYLDDRLKELDDHLAKLGIQEETLLVLFGDHGESLTEHDIYWDHCGLYEPTVHVPLIMRWPGRIPAGRRVPGLVQQADILPTLLDAVRRETPAGIAGDKLADPAGLDGKSLWSAIEGTSDGTRESLYLSECAWQAARAIRNDRYKLIVTYDAGPFRRPPRELYDLSADPQETVNLAETRPDIADALESQLNAFVAKKLDGKPDPMQEQLTRRGLPFRRRIEQILNAAGLTWEQWERNPDRAVFDRATAGMQGH; from the coding sequence ATGAAAATCATCCTGATCTCGCTAGACACGCTCCGGGCTTCGAGGATGAGCGGCTACGGTTACGGGAAACGGACCAGTCCGCATATGGACCGGATCGCGAGAGACGGCGTTCTGTTCGAGCGCGCTTATGCGGCGGACATTCCGACGGAAGTGGCGCACACGGGCGTTTTCACGGGCAAAATCGGCCTGACGACCGGCGTCGTCTCCCACGGCTCCGACTTGACGCATTTGCCGAAGTCGGTGGAATGGCTGCCGAATCTGCTGCGCGGCGCCGGCTTCACGACAGGGGCCGTCGACAATCTGTATCAGCTCAAGGAATGGTTCGCCCGCGGCTTCAACTATTACATCAACACCGTCGGCGGCAACCGCTGGATCGACGGCAGCACGATCAACGGGCTCGCGCTGCCGTGGATCGAACAGCATAAGGACGAATCGTTCTTCCTGTTCCTGCATTATTGGGATGCGCATACGCCGTATTTGCCTCCGGCCTCCTACGTTCCGGAGTTTTACGATGCATCGAAAGATCCGTTCGACCCCGCGAATGCGAGCATGGAGCCGGCCTACAACCATACCGCTTATCCGTTCTTCAAGCATCATCACTACGATCTCGTCGGCCGCGTGACGGATACCGATTATTACGACGCGCTGTACGATGCGGAAATTCGATATTTGGACGATCGCTTGAAGGAACTCGACGATCACTTAGCGAAACTTGGTATACAGGAAGAAACGCTCCTCGTCCTGTTCGGCGATCATGGCGAAAGCTTGACGGAGCATGACATCTACTGGGATCATTGCGGACTCTACGAACCGACGGTCCATGTGCCGCTCATTATGCGCTGGCCGGGACGGATTCCCGCCGGCAGAAGAGTGCCTGGACTCGTCCAACAGGCGGATATCCTCCCGACATTGCTGGATGCCGTGCGCCGCGAAACGCCGGCCGGCATCGCCGGCGACAAGCTGGCCGATCCGGCCGGTTTGGACGGCAAAAGCTTGTGGAGCGCGATCGAAGGGACGTCCGACGGCACGCGCGAATCGTTGTACTTGAGCGAATGCGCCTGGCAGGCGGCCCGCGCGATCCGCAACGATCGCTACAAGCTGATCGTTACGTACGACGCAGGCCCGTTCCGCAGGCCGCCGCGCGAGCTGTACGATTTGTCCGCGGACCCGCAGGAAACCGTCAATCTGGCCGAGACCAGACCGGATATCGCGGATGCGCTGGAGAGCCAGCTGAACGCGTTCGTGGCGAAGAAGCTGGACGGCAAGCCGGATCCGATGCAGGAGCAGCTGACCCGAAGAGGGCTTCCTTTCCGCAGGCGCATCGAACAAATCTTGAACGCCGCCGGGCTGACATGGGAGCAGTGGGAACGCAATCCGGACCGCGCCGTCTTCGATCGCGCGACCGCCGGCATGCAAGGCCATTAA